The Verrucomicrobium spinosum DSM 4136 = JCM 18804 genome includes a region encoding these proteins:
- the murI gene encoding glutamate racemase gives MSESISNAPLGVFDSGVGGLTVVRALLDLLPNESIIYLGDTARVPYGSKSPDTIRKFSVEDTQFLLSKGVKAVVVACNTATAHALPQLRQMFRVPVVGVLEPGVEATLADPACQRVGIIGTAGTIKSHAYQHELAMRRPDLQIYAEATPLLVPLVEEDWIDHPATKMVLREYLKPMLDKGMDTLVLGCTHYPLLKPLLKRILNNKVRMVDSALTCAEHVKRMLAEQGLERTAKGKPKLEVYLTDLSEHSEELAKRFLHTEFGKVQRASLAS, from the coding sequence GTGAGCGAAAGCATTTCCAATGCGCCATTGGGCGTCTTTGATTCCGGAGTGGGCGGCCTGACGGTGGTGCGCGCCCTGCTGGATCTTCTGCCGAACGAATCGATCATTTATCTCGGCGATACCGCCCGGGTGCCCTATGGATCCAAGTCGCCCGACACAATCCGCAAGTTCTCGGTGGAGGACACCCAGTTCCTGCTGAGCAAAGGGGTGAAGGCGGTGGTGGTGGCCTGCAACACCGCGACGGCCCACGCGTTGCCGCAGTTGCGGCAGATGTTTCGTGTGCCGGTGGTGGGCGTGTTGGAACCTGGTGTGGAGGCTACGCTGGCCGATCCTGCCTGTCAGCGGGTGGGGATCATCGGCACAGCGGGAACCATCAAGAGTCATGCCTATCAGCATGAGCTGGCCATGCGTCGTCCAGACCTGCAGATCTATGCCGAGGCGACGCCTCTGCTGGTGCCGCTGGTGGAGGAGGACTGGATCGACCATCCGGCGACCAAGATGGTGCTGCGGGAGTATCTCAAGCCCATGCTGGACAAGGGCATGGACACTCTGGTCCTAGGGTGCACTCACTACCCCCTGCTGAAGCCCTTGTTAAAGCGGATCTTGAACAACAAGGTGCGGATGGTGGACTCTGCTCTGACCTGTGCCGAGCACGTCAAACGCATGCTGGCGGAGCAGGGGCTGGAACGCACCGCCAAGGGCAAGCCCAAGCTGGAGGTGTATCTGACGGACTTGTCAGAGCACTCTGAGGAGTTGGCGAAGCGGTTCCTGCATACCGAATTCGGCAAGGTGCAGCGCGCCAGCCTGGCATCGTAG